In Brassica oleracea var. oleracea cultivar TO1000 unplaced genomic scaffold, BOL UnpScaffold00434, whole genome shotgun sequence, a single genomic region encodes these proteins:
- the LOC106319631 gene encoding uncharacterized protein LOC106319631 yields MRYALPGWKSITNYDYNRLGKIWFCWKDEVVVMLLHKSAQIITCAVQNPVNGEQFICSAIYASNFMAERRLLWEDIRATRAAYEHLSLPWILLGDYNVTLSSSEHSRSQDYMVDQSGMRHFQDLVYDCHLLDLPYVGWWNKRGLDPIGKKLDRTLINGDWLRFFPHSFAKFKAGGVFDHARCIFFLPLITRKWGESGPLYHSRSALQRFHQKLKTLKHDLRNLNRTHYGDIPIHTKKAFDDLCIYQAQVLANPCSETFHAESVASDRWHHFARIEEQLFMQKSRIQIARNNINLLYKEDGEVLTDPDAIKREAVDYFQRFMQSQPDNAESTYLEELPDLLNYRCSAPDASMMVAPFSAAAIYETLRSLPNGKVPGPDGYTKEFFVVAWPILGRDFVIAIQSFFQFGFLPTGVNSTILALIPKKSPARTMKDFRPIACCNLMYKVISKLLSNRLKRILPEAIEYAFIKGRLLLENVCLANGLVKEYHLDSTSDRSTIKFDIAKAFDTVKWGFIFSVLQALLSDACINGAWNIRRRGRRVFGDVYDEIENASMPTSDAGRDFTLWRHDGDDFKNHFSTRATWEQIRIRKQEVPWHRLVWFPQAVPRQAFKVWLTFKDRLSTGVRMRQWGITQGCMFCGERDESREYLYFACPVTYFNG; encoded by the exons atgaGGTATGCTCTACCGGGTTGGAAGTCTATCACTAACTATGACTACAACCGTCTTGGGAAGATCTGGTTTTGTTGGAAGGATGAGGTTGTAGTTATGCTTTTGCACAAAAGTGCGCAGATCATCACTTGTGCTGTTCAAAATCCAGTAAATGGGGAGCAGTTTATTTGTTCGGCTATTTATGCATCAAATTTCATGGCTGAGAGAAGATTACTTTGGGAGGATATCAGAGCAACAAGAGCAGCATATGAACACCTATCCCTACCCTGGATTTTGCTAGGGGACTATAATGTCACGCTCTCTTCCTCAGAACATTCTAGAAGTCAGGATTATATGGTGGATCAATCAGGCATGCGGCATTTTCAAGACTTGGTATATGATTGTCATCTTTTGGATCTCCCTTATGTTGGATGGTGGAACAAGCGAGGGTTGGATCCTATTGGTAAAAAACTAGATCGCACTTTGATAAATGGGGATTGGCTCAGATTCTTCCCACATTCATTTGCCAAGTTTAAAGCGGGAGGAGTCTTTGACCATGCTCGCTGCATT TTTTTTTTGCCTCTCATCACACGCAAATGGGGTGAATCGGGTCCATTATATCACTCCAGGTCCGCTCTCCAGAGGTTCCATCAGAAGTTAAAAACGCTCAAGCATGATCTGCGAAATCTCAACAGAACGCACTATGGTGACATCCCTATCCACACAAAGAAGGCCTTTGACGACCTCTGCATCTATCAAGCTCAGGTGCTAGCTAATCCTTGCTCGGAGACATTCCATGCTGAATCAGTTGCGTCTGATCGATGGCATCACTTTGCACGTATTGAAGAGCAGCTGTTCATGCAGAAATCTAGAATCCA GATAGCTCGCAACAACATCAATTTGCTCTACAAAGAAGATGGTGAGGTACTTACGGATCCAGATGCTATTAAGAGGGAAGCTGTAGATTATTTCCAGAGGTTTATGCAATCACAACCTGACAATGCGGAATCCACTTATCTGGAAGAGCTGCCGGATTTGCTAAACTACAGATGTTCTGCGCCAGATGCCTCTATGATGGTAGCTCCCTTTTCAGCAGCAGCTATTTATGAAACTTTGAGGTCTCTCCCGAACGGAAAGGTACCAGGACCAGATGGCTACACGAAGGAGTTTTTTGTAGTAGCATGGCCTATATTGGGAAGAGATTTCGTCATTGCGATTCAGTCTTTTTTCCAGTTTGGCTTTCTGCCTACCGGGGTAAACTCTACCATATTAGCTTTGATTCCGAAGAAGAGCCCTGCCCGGACTATGAAAGACTTCAGACCGATAGCATGCTGCAATCTGATGTACAAAGTAATCTCAAAGCTTCTATCCAACAGGCTGAAGAGGATCCTCCCAGAGGCTATAGAGTATGCTTTCATCAAGGGGCGTCTGTTGCTGGAGAATGTATGTCTTGCAAATGGGCTTGTTAAGGAATATCATCTGGATTCGACTTCAGACAGGTCTACAATCAAATTTGACATAGCAAAGGCTTTTGATACGGTGAAATGGGGATTTATATTCTCGGTTCTACAG GCTTTGCTCTCAGATGCATGTATCAATGGGGCCTGGAACATAAGAAGGCGAGGGAGGAGAGTGTTTGGTGATGTCTATGATGAGATTGAGAATGCAAGTATGCCAACTTCGGATGCAGGAAGGGACTTTACGCTTTGGAGACACGATGGTGATGACTTTAAGAACCATTTTTCTACTCGGGCAACATGGGAGCAGATTAGGATCAGGAAGCAGGAAGTTCCCTGGCATAGGCTGGTTTGGTTTCCTCAAGCAGTTCCTCGACAGGCCTTCAAAGTGTGGCTGACCTTCAAAGATAGACTATCTACGGGAGTTCGTATGAGACAGTGGGGGATTACTCAGGGGTGTATGTTCTGTGGTGAGAGGGATGAAAGTAGGGAGTATCTGTACTTTGCCTGCCCTGTTACTTACTTTAACGGCTAA